In Pseudomonas sp. MTM4, one genomic interval encodes:
- the acs gene encoding acetate--CoA ligase: MSAESLYPVNPDVAARSLTDEATYKAMYQQSVVNPDGFWREQAERIDWIKPFTRVKQTSFDDHHVDIKWFADGTLNVSANCLDRHLETRGDEVAIIWEGDAPSEQRKITYRELHQEVSKFANALRGQDVHRGDVVTIYMPMIPEVAVAMLACARIGAIHSVVFGGFSPEALAGRIIDGNSKVVITADEGLRGGKAIPLKANVDEALTNPKTRCVQKIIVVRRTGGNIKWHQHRDIWYEDLMRVAGEVCAPKEMGAEEPLFILYTSGSTGKPKGVMHTTGGYLLYAALTHERVFDYRPGEIYWCTADVGWITGHSYIIYGPLANGATTLMFEGVPNYPDVTRIAQVIDKHKVNILYTAPTAIRSMMAEGSAAMEGADGSSMRLLGTVGEPINPEAWHWYYETVGRSRCPIVDTWWQTETGGILISPLPGATALKPGSATRPFFGIVPGLVDNLGNLLEGATDGNLVILDSWPGQMRSIYRDHDRFVDTYFKTFRGMYFTGDGARRDEDGYYWITGRVDDVLNVSGHRMGTAEIESALVAHRKVAEAAAVGVPHPLKGQGIYVYVTLVTGEEPSDQLRQELQQWVRKEIGPIAVPDVIQWAPGLPKTRSGKIMRRILRKIAADEYDALGDISTLADPGVVEQLIETHKQIRLP; the protein is encoded by the coding sequence ATGAGTGCTGAGTCCCTGTATCCCGTAAATCCTGACGTTGCGGCGCGGTCGCTGACCGACGAAGCCACTTACAAAGCCATGTATCAACAGTCGGTGGTCAACCCTGACGGCTTCTGGCGCGAGCAGGCGGAGCGGATTGACTGGATCAAACCGTTCACACGCGTCAAGCAGACATCCTTCGATGATCATCACGTCGACATCAAGTGGTTTGCCGATGGCACCTTGAACGTCTCGGCCAACTGTCTGGATCGCCATCTGGAAACGCGTGGCGATGAGGTCGCGATCATCTGGGAAGGTGATGCTCCCTCGGAGCAGCGCAAGATCACCTACCGCGAGCTGCATCAGGAGGTCAGCAAGTTCGCCAACGCCCTGCGTGGGCAAGATGTGCACCGAGGGGACGTCGTCACCATCTATATGCCGATGATTCCAGAAGTTGCCGTGGCGATGCTGGCCTGTGCACGCATCGGCGCCATCCATTCGGTCGTGTTCGGCGGTTTTTCACCGGAGGCGCTGGCCGGACGAATCATCGACGGCAATTCCAAGGTCGTGATAACGGCCGACGAAGGACTGCGCGGCGGCAAGGCCATACCGCTAAAGGCTAACGTCGACGAGGCACTGACCAACCCGAAAACCCGCTGCGTGCAAAAGATCATCGTGGTGCGGCGTACCGGCGGCAATATCAAATGGCATCAGCATCGTGACATCTGGTACGAGGATTTGATGCGTGTCGCGGGTGAAGTCTGCGCGCCCAAGGAGATGGGTGCGGAGGAGCCGCTGTTCATTCTTTATACCTCCGGTTCAACCGGAAAACCCAAAGGCGTGATGCATACCACGGGCGGCTATCTGCTCTATGCCGCGCTGACCCACGAAAGGGTCTTCGACTATCGACCCGGCGAGATCTACTGGTGTACCGCCGACGTGGGCTGGATCACCGGACACAGCTACATCATTTACGGGCCGCTGGCCAATGGCGCGACCACCTTGATGTTCGAAGGTGTGCCTAACTATCCCGACGTGACGCGGATCGCGCAGGTCATCGACAAGCACAAGGTCAACATTCTCTATACCGCGCCCACGGCGATACGCTCGATGATGGCCGAAGGCAGCGCGGCGATGGAGGGTGCCGATGGTTCGAGTATGCGGTTGCTCGGGACCGTGGGTGAGCCGATCAACCCGGAAGCCTGGCACTGGTATTACGAGACGGTGGGGCGGTCACGTTGCCCAATCGTCGATACTTGGTGGCAGACCGAGACCGGCGGCATTCTCATCAGCCCGCTGCCGGGTGCGACCGCACTGAAGCCAGGTTCTGCGACGCGACCTTTTTTCGGCATAGTACCGGGGCTGGTGGATAACCTCGGCAATCTGCTGGAAGGCGCCACCGATGGCAATCTGGTCATCCTCGATTCCTGGCCAGGGCAGATGCGCAGCATCTATCGTGACCATGACCGCTTCGTCGATACCTACTTCAAGACTTTCCGCGGCATGTATTTCACCGGAGACGGAGCGCGCCGCGACGAGGATGGTTATTACTGGATCACTGGCCGAGTGGATGACGTGCTGAACGTTTCCGGCCACCGCATGGGGACGGCCGAAATCGAAAGCGCCTTAGTGGCGCATCGCAAAGTGGCCGAAGCGGCTGCGGTGGGTGTGCCGCATCCGCTCAAGGGGCAGGGAATATATGTGTATGTGACGCTGGTGACAGGGGAGGAGCCTTCCGATCAGCTGCGTCAGGAATTGCAACAGTGGGTGCGCAAGGAAATCGGGCCAATCGCCGTGCCGGACGTGATTCAGTGGGCGCCGGGGCTGCCGAAGACGCGCTCGGGCAAGATCATGCGGCGCATTCTGCGCAAGATCGCCGCTGACGAATACGACGCCTTGGGCGATATCTCGACACTGGCTGACCCGGGCGTCGTGGAGCAGTTGATTGAAACCCACAAACAGATCCGTCTGCCTTGA
- a CDS encoding mechanosensitive ion channel family protein, producing the protein MNWDVLFNETLWINTAIIAGVTIVSYLILQAILRIITSRLRAMSQRSKSGFVAIAAEMLSRTSHLLLIALSLLISLKIVELPDRWESAMSHGWFIALAFQLALWMDTAVRLWMESLSRDGKARNPVTTTIIGIMIRIVIWTMMLLSILANLGVDITAMVASLGVGGIAIALAVQTLLSDVFASLSIGVDKPFEIGDFVVFGDVAGTIEHIGLRTTRIRALSGEQIVTANADLLTQVLHNYKRMNTRRIVFKFGIAYQTPSDKVREVSALVKQIIESLDNAKFDRAHFLAFDNSQLTFEVVYIMQVSDYNAYMDAQQEINLQLLDGIREMGVQFAFPVRKVEFTGGNLPEVNVAGIPKEKPAANQEAQSAQPNG; encoded by the coding sequence ATGAATTGGGACGTGCTGTTTAACGAAACCCTATGGATCAACACTGCCATAATCGCTGGCGTCACAATTGTCAGCTATCTAATCCTGCAGGCCATTCTGCGGATCATTACCAGCCGCCTGCGGGCAATGAGCCAACGCTCCAAAAGCGGCTTCGTCGCCATTGCGGCGGAAATGCTCAGCCGCACCAGCCATCTGTTACTGATTGCTCTCTCGTTACTGATCAGCCTCAAGATCGTCGAACTGCCGGATCGCTGGGAATCGGCGATGTCGCATGGCTGGTTCATCGCCCTCGCCTTCCAGCTCGCACTCTGGATGGACACCGCCGTCAGGCTGTGGATGGAAAGCCTAAGCCGCGACGGCAAGGCGCGAAACCCGGTCACTACCACCATCATCGGCATCATGATCCGCATTGTCATCTGGACCATGATGCTGCTCTCGATCCTGGCTAACCTCGGCGTCGACATTACGGCGATGGTCGCCAGCCTCGGCGTCGGCGGTATCGCCATCGCCCTGGCGGTCCAGACGCTGCTCAGCGACGTGTTCGCATCTCTGTCCATTGGCGTGGACAAACCCTTCGAGATTGGCGATTTCGTCGTGTTCGGCGATGTCGCCGGGACAATCGAGCACATCGGCCTTAGGACCACGCGCATCCGAGCATTGAGCGGCGAGCAGATCGTCACCGCCAACGCCGATCTGCTCACGCAGGTCCTGCACAACTACAAACGCATGAACACGCGGCGAATCGTGTTCAAGTTCGGCATTGCCTATCAGACGCCGTCGGACAAGGTTCGCGAGGTTTCAGCACTGGTTAAGCAGATCATCGAGAGCCTGGATAACGCCAAATTCGACCGGGCGCACTTCCTTGCCTTCGACAATAGCCAGCTCACGTTTGAGGTCGTCTATATCATGCAGGTGTCGGACTACAACGCGTACATGGACGCTCAGCAGGAGATCAACCTGCAATTACTCGACGGCATTCGAGAGATGGGCGTGCAGTTCGCCTTCCCGGTCCGCAAGGTCGAATTCACTGGCGGCAACCTGCCGGAAGTGAACGTAGCCGGTATTCCCAAGGAAAAACCCGCTGCCAACCAGGAAGCTCAGAGCGCTCAGCCAAACGGCTGA
- a CDS encoding rhodanese-like domain-containing protein — protein MHRLFLLLMMATGTAIGGEIDQPAALAALQRADSILIDVRTAQEYAEGALPGATRIETQDLSERIASVAPDKDAPIVLYCRSGRRSSAAQDILQDMGYRQVINAGAYQDLQAVVPPR, from the coding sequence ATGCACCGACTGTTCCTGTTATTGATGATGGCGACCGGCACAGCGATTGGCGGCGAAATTGATCAGCCCGCCGCGCTGGCCGCGTTGCAACGCGCCGACAGTATCCTGATCGACGTTCGCACCGCGCAGGAGTACGCCGAAGGCGCTTTGCCTGGAGCAACGCGAATCGAGACCCAGGATCTCTCCGAGCGCATCGCCAGTGTCGCCCCCGACAAGGACGCCCCGATCGTTCTGTACTGCCGCAGTGGTCGTCGCTCGTCCGCCGCTCAGGATATCCTCCAGGACATGGGTTATCGCCAGGTCATCAATGCTGGCGCCTATCAGGACTTGCAAGCAGTCGTTCCACCGCGCTGA